A region from the Salvia splendens isolate huo1 chromosome 15, SspV2, whole genome shotgun sequence genome encodes:
- the LOC121766670 gene encoding uncharacterized protein LOC121766670, whose translation MGREDLVVFSWIVDNIENDIIEDFAHHQTSKALWDNLAVTFESKADRYIIYDLEEKAINIKQGNMDLETYYRKIHGLWINIDRSQKQLISCCDKGVEQFRNYSNSKRLIKFLTGLNQEYDSIRREILKEEPTPSVEAAYGWVKTEAARRIIMPPTSPSPTDEANGGTESSFGGGIRQGLVAQNQ comes from the coding sequence ATGGGAAGAGAAGACCTTGTGGTATTCTCGTGGATTGTCGACAACATCGAGAACGACATTATTGAGGATTTCGCACACCATCAGACATCGAAAGCCCTATGGGACAACCTCGCAGTCACATTCGAAAGCAAGGCTGATCGGTACATCATCTATGACCTGGAAGAAAAGGCGATCAACATTAAGCAGGGGAACATGGATCTCGAAACATATTACAGGAAAATCCACGGATTGTGGATTAACATAGATCGAAGTCAGAAACAACTAATCAGTTGCTGTGACAAGGGAGTCGAACAATTCAGAAACTACTCCAACTCGAAGAGACTCATCAAATTTTTGACAGGATTAAATCAAGAATACGACTCGATCCGTAGGGAGATCTTGAAGGAAGAACCAACGCCATCAGTGGAGGCGGCGTACGGctgggtgaagacggaggcggctcgacggATAATCATGCCACCGACGTCGCCCTCACCCACCGACGAGGCCAACGGTGGAACCGAATCATCATTTGGCGGAGGAATCAGACAAGGACTTGTCGCACAGAACCAATGA
- the LOC121767335 gene encoding zinc-finger homeodomain protein 8-like — protein MDIDLTPTPTSTNDTEFDTPPHTSNPLSFTNGAKRRHPPPPPIAVAYNECMKNHAAGIGGHALDGCGEFMPPPLSTTAVPPSALTCAACGCHRNFHRRDPESPTSAAITPPFLDFRHPPLPKRFSLSPPPATALPQPHVRFSSADDHYPAPVTPTVENPIGRKRFRTKFSQIQKEKMRSFSVKLGWKMQKSNDAAVKEFCNEIGVSKGVLKVWMHNNKNICRRESSSGGGGVNNESVMSYEHSGSGGSGREERKREDNNGNIFVENGNGVHHFDGSSSSPA, from the coding sequence ATGGATATAGACTTGACCCCAACTCCCACCTCCACCAACGACACCGAATTCGACACGCCGCCGCACACCTCCAATCCCTTATCCTTCACCAACGGCGCCAAGCGCCGCCACCCGCCCCCGCCGCCCATCGCCGTGGCCTACAACGAATGCATGAAGAACCATGCAGCCGGTATCGGCGGCCACGCGCTGGACGGGTGCGGCGAGTTCATGCCCCCGCCCCTGTCCACCACTGCAGTGCCCCCCTCGGCGCTGACATGCGCCGCGTGCGGCTGCCACCGCAACTTTCACCGTCGTGACCCCGAATCCCCCACCTCCGCCGCCATAACCCCGCCCTTCCTAGACTTCCGCCACCCTCCCCTCCCGAAGCGGTTCTCCCTCTcgccgccgccggcgacggcGCTTCCGCAACCGCATGTTCGCTTCTCATCCGCCGACGACCACTACCCGGCGCCGGTGACCCCCACCGTGGAGAATCCGATCGGCCGGAAGCGATTCCGTACGAAATTCAGCCAAATTCAGAAGGAAAAAATGCGTTCCTTTTCGGTGAAATTAGGTTGGAAAATGCAGAAATCCAACGATGCGGCGGTGAAGGAATTCTGCAACGAAATCGGAGTTTCGAAAGGAGTGCTGAAGGTGTGGATGCACAACAATAAAAACATATGCAGAAGGGAAtcgagcagcggcggcggcggcgttaACAATGAGAGTGTGATGAGCTACGAGCACAGCGGCAGCGGCGGGAGCGGAAGAGAGGAACGGAAGAGAGAGGATAATAACGGTAATATTTTCGTTGAGAATGGAAACGGAGTTCATCATTTCGATGGCTCGTCGTCTTCGCCGGCGTGA